The following are encoded in a window of Impatiens glandulifera chromosome 5, dImpGla2.1, whole genome shotgun sequence genomic DNA:
- the LOC124938458 gene encoding E3 ubiquitin-protein ligase CIP8 — protein sequence MDDSSSRSILEELHESFINGQVDDPSDREACMLCHRTISPDHTSEELDTITMCGVCKFLFLEESSTLAEETPHSSRRRTSRRRRRRRRTRNISVESIDNLFSQQFSHLINMARNHDNQVTVEEDDATRLDTESDGFDSLYGESESNFSFNNLRLFPSESDVISFSDVSVDEHELSFLDIDPMNAALSQWDSDSEWEEAEFEENTVESRVRNSLDSPLSIGVSNMLPSFGNTSNLDELTINELLDRLADDVGSRRGAPPAAESIIDSLPLVVIGKEHKKKNDDLTCAICKEGLSIGTYVNQLPCFHVYHPSCIVPWLSSRNSCPLCRYELPTDDKDYEEAKRGSTSEIQHSRQTVNVDDDEVEIEEEVNEFGSEGVNIVGEKNEGSRSWFFLAAAPVFSLAGIALMMWFGKPQVPQRGQNNNNHRRPSW from the coding sequence ATGGATGATTCTTCTTCTAGATCTATATTGGAAGAGCTGCATGAATCTTTTATAAATGGTCAAGTAGATGATCCTTCAGACAGGGAAGCATGTATGTTATGTCATAGAACAATTTCACCTGATCATACATCTGAGGAGCTTGATACCATTACCATGTGCGGAGTCTGTAAGTTTCTGTTTCTTGAAGAATCTAGTACTTTAGCAGAAGAAACTCCTCATAGTAGTAGGAGAAGGACGtccagaagaagaagaagaagaagaagaaccagAAATATAAGTGTGGAGTCAATCGATAATCTCTTCTCTCAGCAGTTCTCACATTTAATCAACATGGCAAGAAACCATGATAATCAGGTAACAGTGGAGGAAGACGACGCCACAAGATTGGATACAGAGAGTGATGGATTCGATTCTCTTTATGGAGAAAGCGAATCAAATTTCAGTTTCAACAATTTAAGGCTTTTCCCGAGTGAGAGTGATGTCATTTCATTTAGCGATGTTTCTGTCGATGAACATGAACTGAGTTTTCTGGATATCGATCCCATGAATGCTGCTCTTAGCCAGTGGGACTCGGATTCTGAATGGGAAGAAGCTGAATTCGAAGAAAATACTGTCGAGTCTCGAGTTCGAAACTCGCTCGATTCTCCTTTGAGCATAGGGGTGTCGAATATGCTGCCTTCATTTGGGAATACTTCAAATCTCGACGAACTAACAATCAACGAACTTCTCGATCGTCTGGCTGATGACGTAGGGTCAAGAAGGGGTGCTCCCCCTGCAGCCGAATCAATCATAGATTCTTTGCCTCTTGTAGTGATTGGAAAGGAGCACAAAAAGAAAAACGACGATTTAACATGTGCGATCTGCAAAGAGGGTTTGTCAATCGGTACATACGTAAATCAGCTGCCTTGCTTTCACGTTTATCATCCTTCTTGTATCGTCCCGTGGTTAAGTTCGCGAAATTCTTGCCCACTCTGTCGATACGAGCTCCCTACTGATGACAAAGACTATGAAGAGGCCAAACGAGGCAGTACTTCTGAAATACAGCATTCGCGACAAACTGTTAATGTTGACGATGATGAGGTcgagattgaagaagaagtgaATGAGTTTGGTTCTGAGGGTGTGAATATTGTTGGTGAAAAAAATGAGGGCTCTAGAAGTTGGTTTTTTCTTGCTGCTGCCCCTGTTTTTAGCCTTGCGGGTATTGCTCTTATGATGTGGTTTGGGAAACCTCAAGTTCCGCAAAGAGGACAGAATAATAACAACCATCGTCGACCCTCGTGGTGA
- the LOC124938638 gene encoding thioredoxin H-type: MGICLTKKHKHDDDDNGIEFTGGNVHLITTKEGWDEKLAEASKDGKIVVANFSASWCGPCRVIAPFYSELSEKYLRLLFLTVDVDELTDFSTSWDIKATPTFFFLRDGQQVDKLVGANKPELQKKITAISDSTTAT, translated from the exons ATGGGAATTTGCTTAACTAAG AAACATAAgcatgatgatgatgacaatGGCATCGAGTTCACTGGTGGAAATGTGCACCTTATTACGACCAAAGAGGGTTGGGATGAAAAGCTTGCTGAGGCAAGCAAGGATGGAAAGATT GTGGTTGCAAATTTTAGCGCCTCTTGGTGTGGACCTTGTAGAGTGATTGCACCCTTCTACTCTGAGCTGTCCGAGAAGTATCTAAGACTTCTGTTTCTGACAGTTGATGTTGATGAACTAACG GATTTCAGTACTTCATGGGATATTAAAGCGACTCCCACATTCTTTTTCCTTAGGGATGGCCAACAAGTAGACAAGCTTGTCGGAGCCAACAAGCCAGAGCTACAGAAAAAGATAACTGCTATTTCAGATTCAACTACAGCAACCTAA